Within Eggerthella timonensis, the genomic segment CCGCATGAGGTGACAATTCCGCGCGTTCAACGAAAGACGCGCATCATCGCGCGCTGCGCCGCGCGCGCTTCCGTTTCTCGCACTGGCGAGGATCGCGGTTCTCCCGGTAGAGCGCCAGCAGTGCCAAACCCACGAGCGAGCAAACGCCCACCAGCAGAAACGCTCCGCGGAACCCTTCGTCGAGCGTGCTCTGGAACGTATCCTCGATGGTGCCCGCCCGATCGTCGATGGCGGCGAGGTACTGCTGCTCGGCAGCATCAACCGCCTCGGACGGCATTCCGGACGCCGCGGCACCTTGCTCGATCTCGGCCTTCGCCAGCGTCTTCACGTTGCCGACGATCGTGGTAACGTCCGAATCCTCCATCAGCTGCTGCAGATCGGGCGGCAGCCCTCCCCCTTCGCCCTGCCCGTCCGCCAGCTGCGCCATCGAGGGCCCGTTCGGCACATCGGGCAACACGCCCATGATACGGTCCGGCACCGCCATGCCCGCGTGCGCGATGAACGCGACCAGCACCGCAGGGGCAACCGCCGTCCCCACCGAGCGCACGAGCGACAGCGTCGCCAGCGCCGAGTTCGATTCGCTTTCCTTCGTCTTCGCCAGCATCATGTAGTTGAGCGGCGTTCCGATGGTGAAGCCCATTCCGATGCCGATGGCAATCAGGCTGACGACCAGCGTCACCGCATTCGCGAACCGCGTAGCCACGAGCGCGAGGAACAACGCCCCCGCAGCCGAGGCGAGCAGTCCGAAGGCGAGCACCGCCTTCACGCCGAATCGATCGATGAGCTTGCCCGATACCGGCGCGCCCACGCCCGCGAACGCTGCAAGGATGATCACCACGTAACCGCCGCTGCCCGACGGCAGCTTCAGCACGTTCTCGGCAAACTGAGGGATGAAGATAATCCCCATGAGAATGACGCCCGTGATCACCGACAACACGAGCGTGACGAGGATGTCGCGATCCCGGAAATACGACAGGTTCAGCACCGGATCGGCCGCGCGCCGTTCGATCAGCACGAACAAGGGCAGCAGCACGACGAAAGCCAACAGGAACGGCCACACGTCCATCGAGCCGATGGAGGCGCCGACATCGAAGAAGTCGAGGTTCTTCAAGCCGTACAGCAGCGACAGCACCATGGCCACGAGCACCATGATACCCAAGCCGTCAATGGGCTTCACCTCCTCGGCTCGCGTGTTCGGCAGCACGAACGCCCCAACTGCGACGATGGCCGCGCAGATGGGCACGTTCACGTAGAAGATGAACTGCCAGTTCGATTGCCCGAACAGCGAGAGAATCAGGCTGCCGGCCGACGCTCCGAAGATGTTGGCGATACCGTACACTCCACCCACCAGGCCCAACGCTAAACCGCGCTTCTCGGGAGGAAACGTGGTGCCGAACTCGGCGGTAGCCACCGGAACGATGCCGCCTCCGCCCACCGCCTGCAGGGCCCGCGCGCCCAGCAGCATCCAAAAGCTGCCGACGTCCTGCGCAAGGCCGCACAACAACGATCCTGCACCGAACAGCGCGATGCTGACCAGGTAGATGCGCTTGCGTCCCGAACGATCGGCCAGCTTTCCCATGACCGGAATGGCCGCGGCGTACGCCAGCGTGTAGATCGTGATGATCCACACGCCCATCTGATCGGTGATGCCGAGATCGCTTTGGATGACGGTGCGCGCGGGCGTGACGATACCGGTATCGAGCGCGCCGATAAACAGGCCCAACAGGTACACGGCCGCTATGAGCACGTAACCTTTGCCAAGCGTTGGAGCCGTACGGGCGTCGGAAGAGGAAGGTGAAGACGAAGTCATTGAGGACGGCCTTTCAAAGGGGAGCAAAAAGCCCGCGGACGGAGCCGCGGGCTTCGGAGGATATCGGACGCGCTCGTTTCCAAGCGCGCCCGACGGCGACCGCGAACGCATGCGCTTCGCGGTCGCCGTCACCGGCCGCATCGACCGGCTGCGAGCGTCTAGCGGCCTTCGCGGATGTTTTCCACGCCCTGCTTGACGTTGTCCTTCGCGTCGACGGCGGCCTCCTTGATGGCCTCGCCGGCCTTGCCGAGCGAATCCTTAACGGAATCCAGGAAGTCGCCTCCCTTTTCGTCCTTCTTCTGCTCATGCTGCTGGGCGCGCATGGCGGCCTCGGGATCACCCGTGCGCTTCGCCACCTCGTGCTCGCGCTTCGCAGCCTCGTCCTCGGCCTTGCGCTCGTTCATGCCGGCCTTGGCCTCGTGGTAAGCGTCCTTGACGTTGTTCTTCACGTCGTGCGCCATGTCCTTCGCACCGTTCTTCATGTCGACGGACGCGTCGCCCGTCTTGTAAGCCTGATCGACCATGATGATCTCCTTTCGATTGATGGTATCGCGTCCGAGCTACGCTTCCTCGGCTTCGCCGGTCGTCTTGACGAGCAGTTCTTCCGTCTCAGCTTCGGCGCGGTCGAAATCGAACGCGGTCGCCGCCGCCTCGACGGACTCTTTCTCGTTGCCGTCGCCATCGACGGCTTCCACGTACTGCTCGGCTTCGCGCTTCACTTCGTACTCGATCCTCTCGAGGTCCTCAGCCGCCTCGCGGTTCAACTCGTCGGCATCGTCGCGATCGATGCGGACGTCTTCCTTCGTGGTTGTGTCAACCATGTCGGGCTCCTTTCGATTCGTACGGCGCGAAGCACCGTGCATTGCTTGACGTCTTCACCCCTCAATTGTACTGAGGAGGGCTCCTGCGCTCGACCACCGCAGCGCTACGATAGCGAAACGACTGCGCGACAGCGTCCGACGGCGCACGCCGCCGCCCTAGCGCTTGTCATCGGGCTTGTCCACCCTGAACCAGTCGACGATGTGATCCCACACGTGGCCCATGAGAATGGGCGTCTCGCGCTTCACGTCGTCGGCGGCCACGCGGCTGTGATGCAGCACGTCGCCGGTCATGTCTTGCACATGGGTTTTCACGTCGCCGGCGGCCTCGGGGCCGTGGCGGAAGATGTCGCTCGTCATGTCCTGCGCATGGCGCAGGACCTCGGCTGCCATATCGGGGCCGCCTTCATCTTCGACGGGAGCCTGTTCAGCCGGCTCCGGAGCGGTAGTGTGCTCTGCCATACGATCCTCTTTCAACGAGATACGGCGCGTACCGAAATGGCTGGCCTCTTTCCGTATGGTAGAACGCGGAGGGGCGCGGAAGGGAAACCGCGCGACTACGGAGCCGCAACGCCTCGATGGCGGCCCCTGAAACGCAGAACGGGGACCCGCAGGTCCCCGTTCGGAAAAGCATCAAGAAAAGAAGGGCTACTTGGCAGCCTCTTCCTCCTTGGCGTCGGCCGTCTCGGCCTCGGCGGCTTCCGCGTTCTCGGCGGCAGCCTCCTCGGCATTCTCGGCAGCCTCGACGGCAGCTTCCTCGGCCTTGGCCTCGGCGGCCTCCTCCTTGGGAGCCTCCTCGGCAGCCTCGACCTTCTTCGGAGCAGCCTTCTTCGTCGCCTTCTTGGCGGCGGGCTTCGGCTCTTCCTTCTTCTTCACTGGCTCGGTCACGAGCTCCATGATCACCATGGGAGCATTGTCGCCCTTGCGGTTGCCAAGCTTCATGATGCGGGTGTAACCACCCTGACGGTCGGCGAACATGCCCTGCTCGACCTTCTCGAAGATCTCGCGCACGAGATCCTTATCGCCCAGAGCGGCGATGGCGAGACGGCGGGAGTGCAGGTCGCCCTTCTTGGCCCACGTGATGATCTTGTCGACGTTCGGACGGATCTCCTTGGCGCGGGACTCGACCGTCTTGATGCGGTCGTTCAGGAACAGGGCGTTCACCAAGCTCTTCTTCATGGCCTTGGTGTGGCTGAAGTCAGTGCCCAGCTTGCGGCCCTTGTAGTTGTGTCGCATGATTCGTATCTCCTATAGCTTCAAATTGAGGTCCATGGAAATGAGCTTGTCCTTCACTTCTTCAATGGACTTCGCACCAAAGTTTCTGATGTTCAGCAGGTCGTTTTCGGAGAACTCAACGAGCTGGCGCACCGAATGGATGCCGGCACGCTTCAGGCAGTTGTACGAGCGAACGGACAGGTCGAGGTCCTCGATCTGCTTGTCCAGCTCGGCATTGGACTCCTGGCCCTCCGGCGCGAAGATGGACGGAACCTCGCCCTCTTCCTCGTCGACGACGTCGGACAGGCTCAAAAACGCTCCCATGTACTGGTTGATGATGTTGGACGCGCGGCACACGGCCTCGGTCGGCGTGATGCTGCCGTCGGTCTCAACCTCCAGCACGAGCTTGTCGTAGTCGGTGCGCTGACCCACGCGGGTGTCGGTAACGTTGAGCGTGCAACGACGAACCGGCGAGAACAGCGAGTCCACATGGATGACCCCGATGGGATCCTCCGTGCGCTTGTTGCGCTCGGCCGACACGTAGCCGCGGCCCACCCCGATGCGGACCGTCATGTCCAGCTGGCCGCCGTCGGCGACCGTGGCGATGACGTGCTCCGGGTTGACCAGCGTGAACTCGGTGGGGATGTCGAGATCGGCACCCGTCACCGTGCAAGGACCCTCCGCCGACACATGTGCCGTGGCTTCCTCGATATCGTCGTTCAGCGCGGAGAACACGAGACCCTTGACGTTCAGGACGATATCGGTGATATCCTCGATGACGCCCTCAGCCGTCGTGAACTCATGCTGCACGCCCTCGATCTGGATGGCAGTGGCTTTCGCACCATCCAGCGAGGAGAGCAGAACGCGGCGCATGCAGTTGCCCAACGTGTAGCCGTAACCGCGCTCGAGCGGCTCGACCACGAAACGTGCGACAGTGTCGTTGACTTCTTCCGTTGTTACCGTAGGCCTCATGAACTCTGTCATGTGGGATAAGCCTCCTAACTATGCCGCGATTATTTCGAGTAAAGCTCGACGATGAGCTGCTCGCGAATGTCCAGATCGATTTGATCGCGCTGCGGAAGAGCAAGTACACTACCCTGAAGTTTCTCGATGTCGACCTCGAGCCATGCAGGTACCTGCACGCGCTCGTTCGAGATGAGCGCGCTCTTGATGACGAGCAGGTCCTGGGCCTTCGGCGCGACGGCCACGAGGTCGCCCGGCTTGACGCGGAACGACGGGATGTCGACGCGACGGCCGTTCACGGTGATGTGACCATGACGCACCTGCTGACGAGCCTCGGCGCGAGACTTCGCGAAGCCGAGACGGTACACGACGTTGTCGAGGCGGCTCTCCAGGATGCGCAGCAGGTTCTCACCCGTCACGCCCTTCTGGCGGTTCGCCATGTCGTAGTAGTGACGGAACTGCTTCTCGAGCACACCGTAGATGCGCTTGGTCTTCTGCTTCTCGCGCAGCTGGTTGCGATATTCGCTTTCCTTGATGCGCTTCTTGCCGGCCTCGCCGGGCGCGTAGTTGCGGCGCTCGATCGCGCACTTCTCCGTGTAGCAGCGATCGCCCTTAAGGAAAAGCTTCGCCCCTTCACGACGGCACAGACGGCAGTCCGCTCCAGTATAACGAGCCATAATTCTTAGATCCTTTCAGTTACACGCGACGACGCTTGCGCGGACGGCAACCGTTGTGCGGAATGGGTGTGCAATCCTGGATGCTGGCGATCTCGAGGCCGGCGGCCTGCAGAGAGCGGATAGCCGTCTCGCGACCCGAGCCCGGGCCCTTCACGAACACGGAAACCTTGCGCAGGCCATGCTCCATAGCCGTCTTCGCAGCGGCCTCGGCGGCCATCTGAGCAGCGAACGGCGTGGACTTGCGCGAACCCTTGAAACCAACCGTGCCAGCGGACTGCCAGGAGATCACATTGCCCTGAGGATCGGTGATGCTCACGATCGTGTTGTTGAACGTAGACTTAATATGCGCAGCGCCGACGGCGATGTTCTTACGCTCGGAGCGCTTAATGCGCGTGCGCACGTTTTTCTTAGCTGCCACTTGAGACTACCTCACTTTTTCTTTCCGCCGATTTGCTTACGAGGACCCTTGCGCGTGCGCGCATTCGTGTGCGTGCGCTGTCCGCGAACGGGCAGACCGCGACGATGACGAAGTCCACGATAGCAACCGATCTCCATGAGGCGCTTCACGTTCTGGGAAACCTCGCGGTGCAGGTCGCCCTCCACCTTGATGTTCGCCTGGATGTAGTCGCGCAGCTTCGAGAGGTCATCCTCCGTGAGGTCCTTCACGCGGACGCTCGGATCAACGCCGGTCTCAGCGAGGATCTGCTTGGAGGTCGTCAGACCAATGCCGTAGATGTAGGTCAAGCCGACTTCAATGCGCTTGTCGCGAGGAAGGTCGACACCAACAAGACGTGCCATAGGTTATATCTCCTCTTTCTTCCTAGCCCTGACGCTGCTTATGGCGCGGGTTCTCGCAGATAACGAGCACCTTGCCATGGCGTCGGATGATTTTGCACTTATCGCACATTTTCTTGACCGAAGGACGTACCTTCATAATCATTTCCTTTCGGTTAATGCGTTCTCATATCTATATTACACACCCAGCCGCAGGTGATAGCTTTCCTCTTCTTGCTGCTTGCGCAAGGCGCAAGATTCCCCCTGTTGCACACAAATCCTGCACAGGTTGACACAACCTGCACACCTTTGCCGTGCTACTTGAACCGGTAGGTGATGCGACCGCGGTTCAGATCGTAGACGGACAGCTCGACCGTCACTTTGTCGCCCGGCAGGATCTTGATGTAGTGCATACGCATCTTGCCGGAAATGTGGGCCAATATCTTGTGCCCATTTTCGAGCTCCACCCTAAACATAGCGTTTGGCAGCGCTTCGAGGACGGTCCCCTCGAGCTCGATAACATCTTCTTTGGTCAAAAGTGCTCCTTCAAGCATATCGTCGTTAAGCAGCAACCATAGATGATACCAAAAGTATTCGGTTATGTACACGAGAATTTGAGGACGCAGAATTCCAACAAACCTTCTGGTCCGAGTGCTACCTGCTTGCCAGGCGTGCGGTCATGCCGCGCAGTCCGCGTCGCAGAAACGGGACCGCCAGGTATTCGCGCGAAGCGCAGCCGCCTTGTCGGCTTTGACGCGTTCGATGCGCTCCGAGGCGCTCGCGTCTTCGATGTCATCCTATTCTAGGCTATTCCGTCGAGGGGTCAAGGGCGATTTTGCTCGGAAGCGGAAAGGTTACCTTCCTGATCTTCAAGCAACGAGGCCAGCTTGCGGTACGACACGATGGCCACGATGGAGTTCGCAAGCGCTTTGAACACGTTGAACGGCAGCAGCGCCGGCAGCACCAACGCGGCCACCTGCTCGTAGGCGGCGCCCATGTACAGCGGCGTCACGACGAAGTTCAGGCAGATGGAAACCGCCGAGGACACCACCACCCCTGCGGCGCACCCCAGTACTGCATGCAGCAGACAGGGTTTGCGACGGTACACCGTGCCCACCACGAGGATGAGCGACACGGTGGCCATGATGTTCATGAACGCGCCCAGCGGATCGGTGACGAGGTGCGGGATCCACGAAGCCACGGCCACGCCAACGCCGATCCACGACCCGTACAGGATGGTGGCCAGAAGCGACACGATGCCCGACGGGTCGTACTTCAGCCATTCGGCGCCCGGCACCACCGGCAGCTCGACGAAGCTGAGCACCATCGCCATGAGAATGAGCAGCACGATGGCGGCAACTTGTTTGGGCGAGCGTTCCCGCCATCCGTACGGCAAACCGTCCATGAACCGCCTCCTTGATCTCTCCTGTCCATTATACGCAAGCGGGCGACGGGAGATGCCTCGCATCGCCCGTCGCCCGAGACGCAGGACGCTCCCCGCGGCAACGGCGAAGCGAGCCAGTCCGCATGACGGCCGGCTCGCTTCGCGGAGGGGGGGGGGGCTTGAGGTGCTACGCCGCCTTGGCTGCCGAAACGGCGGCCTCGACGTACCCGGCGGTGTCGACGAGCGTGGCGCCCGAAACCGCGTCGGGGCCCTTGACCTTCACGTCGGAGATCTTCTGACCGGCGATGAACGCCTCGATTGCCTGCATGGAGTCGATCCACGGCGTGGTGGCCTGCGCCTTCTCCTTCATGTGCGCGCTGTACATATCGGAGTTCA encodes:
- a CDS encoding DNA-directed RNA polymerase subunit alpha gives rise to the protein MTEFMRPTVTTEEVNDTVARFVVEPLERGYGYTLGNCMRRVLLSSLDGAKATAIQIEGVQHEFTTAEGVIEDITDIVLNVKGLVFSALNDDIEEATAHVSAEGPCTVTGADLDIPTEFTLVNPEHVIATVADGGQLDMTVRIGVGRGYVSAERNKRTEDPIGVIHVDSLFSPVRRCTLNVTDTRVGQRTDYDKLVLEVETDGSITPTEAVCRASNIINQYMGAFLSLSDVVDEEEGEVPSIFAPEGQESNAELDKQIEDLDLSVRSYNCLKRAGIHSVRQLVEFSENDLLNIRNFGAKSIEEVKDKLISMDLNLKL
- a CDS encoding MFS transporter; this translates as MLIAAVYLLGLFIGALDTGIVTPARTVIQSDLGITDQMGVWIITIYTLAYAAAIPVMGKLADRSGRKRIYLVSIALFGAGSLLCGLAQDVGSFWMLLGARALQAVGGGGIVPVATAEFGTTFPPEKRGLALGLVGGVYGIANIFGASAGSLILSLFGQSNWQFIFYVNVPICAAIVAVGAFVLPNTRAEEVKPIDGLGIMVLVAMVLSLLYGLKNLDFFDVGASIGSMDVWPFLLAFVVLLPLFVLIERRAADPVLNLSYFRDRDILVTLVLSVITGVILMGIIFIPQFAENVLKLPSGSGGYVVIILAAFAGVGAPVSGKLIDRFGVKAVLAFGLLASAAGALFLALVATRFANAVTLVVSLIAIGIGMGFTIGTPLNYMMLAKTKESESNSALATLSLVRSVGTAVAPAVLVAFIAHAGMAVPDRIMGVLPDVPNGPSMAQLADGQGEGGGLPPDLQQLMEDSDVTTIVGNVKTLAKAEIEQGAAASGMPSEAVDAAEQQYLAAIDDRAGTIEDTFQSTLDEGFRGAFLLVGVCSLVGLALLALYRENRDPRQCEKRKRARRSAR
- the rpsD gene encoding 30S ribosomal protein S4, which encodes MARYTGADCRLCRREGAKLFLKGDRCYTEKCAIERRNYAPGEAGKKRIKESEYRNQLREKQKTKRIYGVLEKQFRHYYDMANRQKGVTGENLLRILESRLDNVVYRLGFAKSRAEARQQVRHGHITVNGRRVDIPSFRVKPGDLVAVAPKAQDLLVIKSALISNERVQVPAWLEVDIEKLQGSVLALPQRDQIDLDIREQLIVELYSK
- a CDS encoding ECF transporter S component, which produces MDGLPYGWRERSPKQVAAIVLLILMAMVLSFVELPVVPGAEWLKYDPSGIVSLLATILYGSWIGVGVAVASWIPHLVTDPLGAFMNIMATVSLILVVGTVYRRKPCLLHAVLGCAAGVVVSSAVSICLNFVVTPLYMGAAYEQVAALVLPALLPFNVFKALANSIVAIVSYRKLASLLEDQEGNLSASEQNRP
- the infA gene encoding translation initiation factor IF-1, which produces MTKEDVIELEGTVLEALPNAMFRVELENGHKILAHISGKMRMHYIKILPGDKVTVELSVYDLNRGRITYRFK
- a CDS encoding BAG1 BAG family molecular chaperone regulator 1, whose amino-acid sequence is MVDTTTKEDVRIDRDDADELNREAAEDLERIEYEVKREAEQYVEAVDGDGNEKESVEAAATAFDFDRAEAETEELLVKTTGEAEEA
- the rplQ gene encoding 50S ribosomal protein L17, coding for MRHNYKGRKLGTDFSHTKAMKKSLVNALFLNDRIKTVESRAKEIRPNVDKIITWAKKGDLHSRRLAIAALGDKDLVREIFEKVEQGMFADRQGGYTRIMKLGNRKGDNAPMVIMELVTEPVKKKEEPKPAAKKATKKAAPKKVEAAEEAPKEEAAEAKAEEAAVEAAENAEEAAAENAEAAEAETADAKEEEAAK
- the rpsM gene encoding 30S ribosomal protein S13 encodes the protein MARLVGVDLPRDKRIEVGLTYIYGIGLTTSKQILAETGVDPSVRVKDLTEDDLSKLRDYIQANIKVEGDLHREVSQNVKRLMEIGCYRGLRHRRGLPVRGQRTHTNARTRKGPRKQIGGKKK
- the rpmJ gene encoding 50S ribosomal protein L36, whose translation is MKVRPSVKKMCDKCKIIRRHGKVLVICENPRHKQRQG
- the rpsK gene encoding 30S ribosomal protein S11, producing MAAKKNVRTRIKRSERKNIAVGAAHIKSTFNNTIVSITDPQGNVISWQSAGTVGFKGSRKSTPFAAQMAAEAAAKTAMEHGLRKVSVFVKGPGSGRETAIRSLQAAGLEIASIQDCTPIPHNGCRPRKRRRV